A stretch of Microbulbifer bruguierae DNA encodes these proteins:
- a CDS encoding efflux RND transporter periplasmic adaptor subunit, whose translation MNNKILKAVAPLLVLALGIGIVQWMSATKPAPEKKEQEQRPVSLMYSEARKELVNLGITTQGEVRAHTQIDLTPQISGRIVAIAERFAEGAGFEAGETLIELDDADYKLQVAQAEARVAQAEVLLLQAEAAATIKRQQWLDLNPNKTPTPLQVNKPQVMEAQANLRAAQAELADAELNLSRTKIRLPYRGRVVSRNVGVGQYVTTGTSLGRVFATDRVEVRLPLTDSQLLELDLPMGFVASNKHPGPAVTLTALVGTQTQDWQGKIVRTQATVDQQTRLIYAVVEVEDPYGAGASNGVPLAVGLFVTAEVESTEQRQAIVVPREALRSADKVYVVDANNQLNIRTVEVLSTSEHRAMLASGVADGERVVISTLTNPVEGMDVQPITHLARR comes from the coding sequence ATGAACAATAAAATCCTGAAAGCCGTCGCACCACTACTTGTACTGGCATTAGGCATAGGCATCGTGCAATGGATGTCCGCCACCAAACCCGCCCCTGAAAAAAAAGAACAGGAGCAACGCCCGGTTTCCCTCATGTATTCTGAGGCCCGAAAGGAATTGGTGAATCTCGGTATTACGACCCAGGGCGAAGTGCGAGCGCACACCCAGATCGACCTCACGCCACAGATTTCCGGACGCATTGTCGCTATCGCCGAACGCTTTGCCGAGGGCGCGGGATTTGAAGCAGGAGAAACCCTGATCGAGCTGGACGACGCTGATTACAAGCTTCAAGTCGCACAGGCCGAAGCCCGCGTCGCACAGGCGGAAGTCCTGCTGCTGCAAGCCGAGGCCGCGGCTACCATCAAGCGCCAGCAGTGGCTCGATCTCAACCCAAACAAAACCCCCACCCCACTGCAAGTCAATAAACCACAGGTAATGGAGGCCCAGGCCAACCTGCGTGCAGCACAGGCAGAGCTCGCCGACGCGGAGCTGAACCTTTCCCGCACCAAGATTCGCCTGCCCTATCGCGGCCGCGTCGTCAGTCGTAACGTAGGTGTCGGCCAGTATGTCACTACCGGCACATCCCTGGGCCGGGTTTTCGCCACAGACCGAGTAGAAGTACGCCTGCCGCTGACAGACAGCCAGTTGCTGGAATTGGATCTGCCAATGGGCTTTGTCGCCAGTAACAAACACCCGGGCCCTGCCGTCACTCTTACCGCCCTCGTCGGCACCCAGACACAAGACTGGCAGGGCAAAATCGTACGCACTCAGGCTACCGTCGATCAACAGACCCGCCTGATTTATGCCGTAGTGGAAGTAGAAGACCCGTATGGCGCTGGCGCAAGTAACGGCGTGCCCCTGGCTGTGGGGCTTTTTGTCACCGCTGAAGTGGAGTCCACTGAGCAGCGGCAGGCGATCGTGGTGCCTCGCGAAGCCTTGCGCAGCGCTGACAAGGTGTATGTGGTGGATGCAAACAACCAACTGAATATCCGTACCGTGGAGGTGCTCTCCACGTCTGAGCATCGCGCAATGCTCGCCTCTGGTGTTGCCGATGGTGAACGTGTAGTGATTTCCACCCTGACCAACCCAGTTGAAGGTATGGACGTTCAGCCCATTACCCATCTGGCCCGCCGGTAA
- a CDS encoding pectinesterase family protein yields MAIIPAIRTLGVRFSDSPQHSFSSLAQKTGLWLLALLVITSCAQNGDQRDYDAVVGIASAKTGNAPIYPTIAAALAAAPEASATPYVIYLPEGTYREKLLVSKPNIHLIGAGRDSTIISYGDYAGMPAVDAEPGSEAKMGTFDTATLTVEATDFRAENLTIENSFDFLATDALPKDHTDKINGTQAVALETGLSSDRTAFRNVRLLGYQDTLFVQAGRSYFVDSVVEGNVDFIFGAGQALFENSDIVTRPRGTARETVGYVTAPSTDIGNEFGLVFLNCRLLKAEGVPTNSTPLGRPWHPTTDFPDGRYADPDAIGAAVYIRSFMDDHITRDGWDSMRGTSRDGTKSTVFTPEESRFFEFENHGPGAIVNNKRRQLTEHQAAIYTRERILAGWNPDI; encoded by the coding sequence ATGGCGATAATCCCCGCAATACGTACCCTGGGAGTGAGGTTTAGCGATTCGCCCCAGCACTCTTTTTCCAGCCTTGCGCAAAAAACTGGCCTGTGGCTGCTGGCACTGCTTGTAATCACATCCTGCGCCCAGAACGGTGACCAGCGAGATTATGACGCGGTAGTCGGTATCGCTTCCGCCAAAACCGGTAATGCCCCTATATACCCCACCATCGCTGCGGCACTGGCAGCGGCGCCGGAAGCAAGCGCCACGCCCTACGTGATTTATCTGCCCGAGGGCACTTACCGGGAAAAGCTGCTGGTCAGCAAACCCAATATTCACCTGATCGGCGCCGGGCGCGACAGCACCATCATTAGTTACGGGGATTATGCGGGAATGCCAGCGGTGGACGCTGAGCCGGGCTCCGAGGCCAAAATGGGCACCTTCGATACCGCAACCCTGACGGTAGAAGCGACTGATTTCCGCGCGGAAAACCTTACCATCGAAAACAGTTTTGACTTCCTCGCTACTGACGCGCTACCCAAGGACCACACCGACAAGATCAATGGCACCCAGGCAGTGGCGCTGGAAACCGGTCTCAGCAGCGACCGGACCGCGTTCCGCAATGTGCGCCTTCTGGGTTACCAGGACACCCTGTTCGTACAGGCCGGCCGCAGCTATTTTGTCGACAGTGTGGTCGAAGGCAATGTGGACTTTATTTTCGGTGCGGGTCAGGCGTTGTTTGAAAACAGCGATATCGTTACCCGCCCCCGCGGCACCGCACGGGAGACCGTCGGTTACGTCACCGCGCCCAGCACTGATATCGGCAACGAGTTCGGGCTGGTGTTTCTCAACTGCCGCCTGTTGAAAGCTGAGGGCGTGCCCACCAATTCGACCCCGTTGGGCCGCCCCTGGCACCCCACCACCGATTTCCCCGATGGCCGCTATGCGGATCCCGACGCGATTGGCGCGGCGGTGTATATCCGATCCTTTATGGACGACCACATTACCCGCGACGGCTGGGATTCCATGCGCGGCACCAGTCGCGATGGCACCAAGTCCACCGTATTCACGCCAGAAGAGTCACGCTTCTTTGAATTCGAAAATCACGGCCCCGGCGCCATAGTCAATAACAAGCGCCGGCAGCTCACCGAACATCAGGCGGCAATCTATACCCGTGAACGGATTCTCGCCGGCTGGAATCCGGATATTTAA
- the prfB gene encoding peptide chain release factor 2 (programmed frameshift), with protein MEINPLLNQMKDLAERTDVLRGYLDYAGKKERLTEVELELAEPSVWDDPDRAQDLGRERSSLEAVVKTIEDLDSGINDCRDLLDMAVEEGDEDSVADVSAELEGLQQQLETLEFRRMFSGETDPNNAYLDIQAGSGGTEAQDWAEMLLRMYLRWGEAHGFKTTLEEASAGDVAGIKSATIHFQGEYAYGWLRTETGVHRLVRKSPFDSGNRRHTSFTSVFVSPEIDDNIEIEVDKSQVREDTYRASGAGGQHVNKTDSAVRLTHLATGIVVACQSERSQHQNRDKAWKMLRARLYEQEMQKRNAEKQALEESKSDIGWGSQIRSYVLDDQRIKDLRTSVQTSNCQAVLDGDLDQFIEASLKAGL; from the exons ATGGAAATCAATCCGCTTCTCAACCAGATGAAAGACCTCGCAGAACGCACCGACGTTCTCAGGGGGTATCTT GACTACGCTGGCAAGAAAGAACGCCTGACCGAAGTCGAACTGGAACTGGCTGAACCCAGTGTCTGGGACGACCCCGACCGCGCCCAGGATCTGGGTCGCGAACGCTCCTCCCTCGAAGCCGTAGTTAAAACCATCGAAGACCTCGACAGTGGCATCAACGACTGCCGCGATCTGCTGGATATGGCGGTGGAAGAGGGGGACGAAGACTCCGTAGCCGACGTCTCCGCCGAGCTGGAAGGTTTGCAGCAACAGCTGGAAACTCTCGAATTCCGCCGCATGTTTTCCGGTGAAACCGACCCCAATAACGCTTATCTGGACATCCAGGCTGGCTCCGGTGGTACCGAAGCTCAGGACTGGGCCGAAATGCTGCTGCGCATGTATCTGCGCTGGGGTGAAGCCCACGGCTTCAAAACCACCCTGGAAGAAGCTTCTGCAGGGGATGTTGCCGGCATCAAAAGTGCCACCATCCACTTCCAGGGCGAGTACGCCTACGGCTGGCTGCGCACCGAAACCGGCGTACACCGCCTGGTGCGGAAGTCCCCGTTTGACTCGGGTAATCGCCGGCACACGTCGTTCACCTCGGTGTTTGTCTCTCCGGAGATCGACGACAACATCGAGATCGAGGTGGACAAGTCCCAGGTGCGTGAAGACACCTACCGCGCATCGGGCGCCGGTGGCCAGCACGTCAACAAGACCGACTCTGCGGTGCGCCTGACCCACCTCGCCACCGGCATCGTGGTGGCGTGCCAGAGCGAACGCTCCCAGCACCAGAACCGCGATAAAGCGTGGAAAATGCTGCGGGCACGACTCTACGAACAGGAAATGCAGAAGCGCAATGCGGAAAAGCAGGCGCTGGAAGAAAGCAAGTCCGACATCGGCTGGGGCAGCCAGATCCGCTCCTACGTACTGGACGACCAGCGCATCAAAGACCTGCGTACCAGCGTTCAGACCAGCAACTGCCAGGCAGTGCTGGATGGGGACCTGGATCAGTTTATTGAGGCGAGCCTGAAGGCGGGCCTGTAA